From a region of the Oryza sativa Japonica Group chromosome 6, ASM3414082v1 genome:
- the LOC9270668 gene encoding putative wall-associated receptor kinase-like 16 yields MDCYYKLPVEKLAMRLLLFIGLVISLQFMADGASLPDDRCLKKCGDVDILYPFGIGEGCAIEGFVLSCSKTEDGRGDVALYGTTPVLNISLRYGQVRMKSTYISSMCYNLSTKNMDYKNWLLNLTTSPFTISQKENIFIVIGANTAANMFGYSRYSTMLNMIGCLSQCSPYNSFTAQDGSCVGIGCCQAVLSNNISYHEVQFNPLYNTTTSYNNRSITDRASYCGYAVVMEAAAFRFRTAYLNSTAFWDEHNGSVPVVLNWVVGNETCQVAKQMGDRYACRSKNSMCIDSSSGPTGYLCNCTEGYRGNPYLPDGCQDINECDVNNPPPCPGRCKNIPGSFTCSSPSQSRTVILAVSLSVGIVAMAMIVTCSYLVRERKKLANIKKKYFQQHGGMLLLQEIGLKQGQSTAFTIFTEAELIEATNKFEDKNVLGRGGHGTVYRGMLKDSRLIAIKRCMSMIDDRQKKEFGKEMLILSQINHKNIVKLLGCCLEVEVPMLVYEFIPNGTLFHFIHGGNDCRNIPFSTRVRIAHESAQALDYLHSSASPPIIHGDVKTSNILLDENYTAKISDFGASILVPTDEAQFVTLVQGTCGYLDPEYMQTCQLTDKSDVYSFGVVLLELLTGKMAFNLEGPENEKSLSLSFLCAMKEGRLMDIIDHHIQTDENAGVLEEVADLASQCLEMIGDNRPSMRDVADKLGRLRKVMQHPWAQHDPEEMESLLGESSVAGLEMVSTGNFSMEGGAVQGILESGR; encoded by the exons ATGGACTGCTACTACAAGCTCCCAGTTGAAAAACTAGCAATGCGTCTGCTGCTGTTCATAGGCCTCGTGATCTCCCTACAGTTCATGGCAGACGGCGCATCATTGCCGGACGATAGGTGCCTAAAGAAGTGTGGTGATGTTGACATTCTATACCCATTTGGGATTGGCGAAGGCTGTGCCATTGAAGGCTTTGTGCTTAGCTGCAGCAAGACAGAGGATGGACGTGGGGATGTGGCATTATATGGCACCACGCCGGTGCTGAATATATCGCTGCGCTATGGTCAGGTTCGGATGAAATCAACGTACATATCCTCGATGTGCTACAACCTCTCAACCAAGAATATGGACTACAAGAACTGGCTCCTGAACCTCACAACCTCTCCGTTCACCATCTCGCAGAAGGAGAACATATTCATAGTCATCGGTGCCAACACGGCCGCAAACATGTTTGGTTACAGCCGCTACTCTACC ATGCTAAATATGATCGGGTGCTTGTCTCAGTGCTCACCGTATAATAGCTTCACAGCTCAAGATGGGTCGTGTGTCGGCATCGGCTGCTGCCAGGCCGTACTCAGCAACAACATTTCCTACCACGAAGTGCAATTCAACCCCTTATACAACACCACAACGTCTTACAACAACAGAAGCATCACGGACAGGGCAAGCTACTGTGGCTACGCTGTGGTGATGGAGGCTGCTGCATTCAGGTTCCGAACAGCATACCTGAACTCAACGGCCTTTTGGGACGAGCACAATGGCAGTGTCCCGGTGGTCTTGAACTGGGTTGTGGGTAATGAGACATGTCAGGTTGCCAAGCAAATGGGAGATAGATACGCATGCCGTAGCAAAAACAGCATGTGCATCGATTCATCCAGTGGCCCTACAGGTTACCTCTGCAACTGCACTGAAGGCTACCGTGGCAATCCGTACCTTCCCGATGGATGCCAAG atattaatgaatgtGATGTTAACAATCCACCTCCATGCCCTGGCCGTTGCAAGAACATACCTGGCAGTTTTACTTGTTCAAGCCCCTCACAATCCAGAACGGTGATACTAGCTGTTA GCCTAAGTGTTGGAATTGTTGCCATGGCAATGATCGTCACCTGCTCATACTTGGTCCGTGAACGGAAGAAACTGGCCAATATCAAGAAGAAGTATTTCCAACAGCACGGTGGCATGCTTCTGCTGCAGGAGATAGGCTTAAAGCAAGGGCAGAGCACTGCCTTCACAATCTTCACTGAAGCAGAACTCATAGAAGCGACGAACAAGTTCGAGGACAAGAACGTCCTTGGCCGCGGTGGCCATGGCACTGTCTACAGGGGCATGCTCAAGGACAGCCGTCTGATTGCCATCAAACGATGCATGTCGATGATTGACGACAGGCAAAAGAAGGAGTTTGGCAAGGAGATGCTCATCCTGTCCCAGATCAACCACAAGAACATCGTCAAGCTCCTGGGCTGCTGCCTCGAAGTGGAGGTCCCAATGCTAGTCTATGAGTTTATCCCCAATGGGACCTTGTTTCACTTCATTCATGGCGGCAATGACTGCCGCAACATCCCCTTTTCTACTCGAGTGCGAATTGCCCATGAATCAGCCCAAGCACTAGATTACCTTCATTCATCAGCATCGCCTCCAAtcattcacggtgatgtcaagACCTCCAACATACTACTGGACGAGAACTATACCGCAAAGATATCGGACTTTGGAGCCTCAATACTAGTGCCGACTGATGAGGCCCAGTTTGTCACCTTGGTGCAAGGAACCTGTGGGTACCTAGATCCCGAGTACATGCAGACGTGCCAATTGACAGATAAGAGCGATGTGTACAGCTTTGGCGTCGTTCTACTGGAGCTGCTCACCGGCAAAATGGCCTTCAACCTTGAAGGTCCTGAAAATGAGAAGAGCCTTTCATTGAGCTTCTTGTGTGCCATGAAGGAGGGAAGACTCATGGACATTATAGATCATCACATTCAGACTGATGAGAATGCTGGGGTGCTCGAGGAGGTTGCTGACCTCGCGAGCCAGTGCCTGGAGATGATCGGCGATAACCGACCGTCGATGAGAGATGTCGCCGACAAGCTTGGCCGGCTGAGGAAGGTCATGCAGCACCCATGGGCGCAGCATGACCCGGAGGAGATGGAGAGCTTACTCGGGGAGTCGTCGGTGGCTGGTTTGGAGATGGTTAGCACCGGGAATTTCAGCATGGAGGGTGGAGCTGTGCAAGGCATTCTGGAGTCTGGGCGTTGA
- the LOC136356814 gene encoding protein GOS9-like translates to MSTKLVKIGPWGGNGGGSVDISVPPNSLKNVTIRSGAAIDAIAFTYVGTDGNEHLAGPWGGGGGNPTTITLGSQEFVKGISGTFTNVVTNLQIVTNVTTYNFGQGGGTAFSLPLQSGSVVGFFGRSGALVDSIGVYVHI, encoded by the exons ATG AGCACAAAGCTTGTTAAGATTGGTCCATGGGGTGGAAATGGAGGAGGTTCTGTAGACATATCTGTACCCCCAAATAGCCTGAAGAACGTGACGATCCGTAGTGGAGCAGCCATTGATGCTATTGCCTTTACATACGTTGGCACGGACGGGAATGAACATCTTGCAGGTCcttggggtggtggtggtggaaatCCAACTACG ATTACACTTGGATCTCAGGAATTCGTGAAGGGAATCTCCGGAACATTTACCAACGTCGTGACAAACCTTCAAATTGTCACCAATGTCACCACTTATAATTTTGGACAAGGTGGTGGAACTGCTTTTAGCCTCCCGCTGCAGAGCGGCAGTGTGGTTGGTTTCTTTGGTCGCTCGGGCGCACTTGTGGACTCTATCGGAGTTTATGTCCACATATga